A window of Ananas comosus cultivar F153 linkage group 11, ASM154086v1, whole genome shotgun sequence genomic DNA:
cacTGTACAAAGATTCCACTGATGATATAATATGAGGAAGATATGCCATGTCAAATATCATCTTTTTCCCCATACGAATATTAGATGCATGATATAGGGAGTAATTATACCTACTCCACGGTAGAGAGAACGCACACCACCTTCAGAATACACACTCCTAAAAACATCTTTTACCCCACCATATGTTGGCTGGACATTAAAACCCCTTAAGCCATTACCAAGCTGACCTGGATTTGTGACCTGTGAGAATGAGTCAATAAGACTTTTAGCACCCAGGTTGATGGCCGCTACATAGAGGTTCAAATTATCCGACAGGAGTGAATAAACTGACCCTtctaaacaaatatttgtattaCCTGGTAGGCAAGCTTAGTCCGGGCCAAGTCCAAGGGATAGGTACACAGAACAGCAGTTCCACCAGCAGCTGAGCCAGCTAAAAGATCTACAATAGGTCCTGTGCCCAGTGAAGAATAATTATTCAAAATCCAACACCTATATTGCTCGTATGTCATGTAGTGAAGAGCTGCATATGGAACAATCCGAAGCACACTAGCACCATTTcctctaaaaaaagaaaaaagagagagagagaaaagaccaGAAGTTAATACAAGATATTAGATAATTCGGAAGGCAGGCACGTAAATCCACTCTCTTGTGACTTACTTGTAGAAGCCCTTAAAACCTTCATGTTGCCTCAGCTTCCtaagagatttaaaaattccTAGGGATTTAAATCCTTCAGTCCTTGTCTACAAAATATaacagaaaagaagaagaaaaaaaaaaacatgtcaGTCTTTTATATGAACACATGTTTTGACAATATCTAAAGGGAATGTGTGATTTCGACAATTTTGAAACGCTGAATCAACAAAGAGAGAAGCAAAGAGAAGATTTTTCACCTACAAAGAAGTGATGCAACAAAGGATCATTACAGATCATAGTATCGCGACAAAGCTGTCTCACTCTTACTTACAAAAGCACCAAATTCGCCAAAGGTGATAAAGCATACATGTATTTGATGCATAAACAAGACAAGTAAGAATAACATAGAGGGCAAAGGAAAGAACCTGCAATAGAATCTTAACACGTTCCAAAGGGGCCACCGTCGTCTTTGAGAAGGCCCCGGCAGCTCCGCCGGCAATCAACTCCTTCACATAAACGGGCAACAAATCCAGCACACGCACATCAACATCCGCCGCCGCAGAAGTCAGCGTAGACCCTTGAGAGGAACCCATCTCTCCCAATCCCAGTAAAGCTCAAATCTTCAAACTTCAATAATAAGTAATTGTGAAAATGGCTATACAATCAATAATCAGAGCGAAGCTAGGGTTTTCCAAGCCGTAACCCTAGTCACCCCGCCTGCAATACGGCGAACTCCTTATCCCATCGATCTCTGGGGAGGCAAAAGGCGACGCCTTTGCGGTGGAAGAAGGGGATTCCACGCGCGGAACGAATGCCAAGAAACTGGAAGGGTTCCTTCGCATCCGAATCGGGCCCGGAGAGGAGAAGATACATCAAACGGCGAGAAAAATCGGAATTTTGGCCTTCAAAACCACACCAAAAGCTCAATTAAACCCAAACTTGCAACAAATACGAATCATTCCCATGGATCTACCACGATTTCGCAAATACCCATCAAAATTGAACTCAAAAGCGCCACCGAAATCGTGACCgagagcgagcgagagagaTAGAGCGAAAAGAGAAGAACCGATCGAGGAAAGGGAAAGCGCGTGGCGTCGAAGAGAAGCGGGGACcgttctagggtttgctccgtGACTTGATCGTCTCGGaaccctccttctcttctccgCCCCTTTTTTAGGgtttcctcctcttctctttcctGCTCTTCTTTGTTCCTTCCTCCTCGATCTCGTGAGCGTCTCTTTCTCGCCGTTTATTAAAAGGGACACAGTCACGAGGGTGGGCAAGGTTCGCGCATACAGATTATTATGCGGAGACACCGCATAGAGGAATTGGCCCCGTGATTTCGGCCTTGGACTTCGTTAGAAGACGTTCACAGCGAGGAATTCTACGCTGTCACACTTGTAcaacgtcatcaataacaagccaatcacattccttcattttaaacaaaagtacaataaaaaaatttttttacaatcatgatgggacatatattcttaaaaggattaatttgattgatttgttacgccacgtcactaatatacccgttgcattctaaaatttttcgttCACAGCAAACCGAATAGTGCGTACAAATAATTATGGGTTAAGAGCTAAATGTGTCCCTAAATTTTAGCTATTtccaaaaatatttctaattttctaatttttacaATCAATTTCTAAACTTCACCAAACTGCTCTACAGACGATAAGAAAATATGTATAGAACACAGAGTTGATTGAGATATAAACCTTTATTCGATAAATTCTAAATAGACTAATAAGACGAAAacgataaaaattataatttattacagaatatatgaaaaaataagcTGTGTATCACGTAAAAAATTTGAACTCTGGAGTTGAAAGTATCAGCTACTAATGAAAATATTAGTTTCTAACGTCACATAGACAAAAAAGTTTGTGCATCTAACCCAATATTTACATGAGGAATCTATCTCCTATATGAATATTGAAGTTTATGCACGTGTCCTAACACTtgttctaataaatttataatttaacgaaagAATGTATTTAGTGGAACAGGAATGTTAATGTCGGGTGACAGCTTGAATGGTGCATCTAATAACTTGTTTCTCAATTAGATTGCTTTCACAACTTGCACTTGCACCAGTAAAATTCTCCTCATTCATATAGTAATTAAATCGCTGGATAATCTATATcgatatttatatctatatctatatctatatctattctatataaatatatgaaaagaGAGTTTCGGATACAGGTGGCGGAACAAAGCAGGGTGCGGGGTGGGCGGGGAGCGGGAAGGAGAGGGGTGGGGGTGGGCCCAGGCGGGTGGGGcctattcttttttatattttttatatttttaatttttattttttctattaattttgaaaagtggattttttttaaaaaaaaatctaatataatttttctctcttattataaaaatttaaaatatatgcgtacttttaaatagtttagattatatatcttaaatataaattttaattttataatatcgatcacttagatataaattgtataataaaaaataaaaaagcgatGGATGAAGTTTAAGTTAActacttatttaataaattttgttgcgaaaattacatgaaatacaaattaaatttgtaaaactaaacgatacattcaaaatttgaagtcaaagtatcattaactaacttaaatttaacgtataaaaaagttaaattgtaaaaataaaattttgaaaggttagataTCTGATTTAAAATCGTTCATAGTCCAAAAATGTTCTGTAcgtttttactttgattttaatattaaacttcAATACCATGTTTATAGTCTGATAAGCGATCAATTtcgtatttaaaatattttggaatatCCAAAATATGACCGGtcgatctttaattttaacaattaaatattttaaaatttattagatagtttaatatATTCTTTCCTCAAATAAAACTCAATTATATCTTTGtctgaaattaaaatataaaaagaataaattacacttttaattCTCAAACTATAAGACATATGCCATTTTAGTTCTCGAATTTtaataagttatatttttttgctcAAAGCATGAGGCACGTGAAggtttagttctcaaactttaatgaGCTGCAATTTTGAACTCTAACTACTgctgttataaatataatttattattcttatatttttttattttttttatcctttttatatttttattctcataCTTTAttataacaattatttttttaattttttttagatttatttgtTTCAATGGAATTGATCCGCCGCAACGGGCGGATGCCTTCACTAGTGTCACATTATTGTAAAGATACGTGCAACAATATTCGTGTTCATCAAAATATTTGTGGCCATTTGGAATCTGAAAATCCCTACTAAAGTTAAATTTTCTTATGACTAGCTCTCAGAAAAAGACTGCCTATCATGGACAATCTTCTCAAAAGAGGATGGTCAGGATGTAACATTTGCTTCTTGTGTACGGTAGACCATTTGCTTGGAGGATGCATGGTTAGCAAGTTTCTTCTTTTCGTGCACCTTGGAGAGTGTCTCGTATACCCCCCCGTATACCCCCCCAACGAAGATATTAACACCGTCTGGAAGCGACTGCTAGAGAGACGTCTAAAGAGCGACAGTCGGAAGGCTCAGACACTAGTGGCGGCCACTTGGTGGACAATCTGGCGAGATAGGAATAACGCCATTTTTAAAGATCTACTCACTGACGTTTCTTTATCTTCCTATCGTATCGGAATGTTGGCAAAAGAGTGGGCCGAGCACTGTAAAACCAAGTGATGGAGGTGTATTGGTCTAGATCtaggtttgatttttttcttgtttttgctTAAACCTTTTTTTTGGTCGCTTCTTCGCCCTTTCGAGGCCCTGGCTGCCTCACCTTATGTAGCCAAATTTATtgacttaatgaatgaaacagatagcgtgctacctctttctcaaaaaaaaaaaaaaaaattcatgttcATCAGAAGAAAAGGCACACTCGGCAGCGTTAAATTAATTTGAGTTGTCAATTTAAGTAGTCAACAAAAATATAGGAGTTTGTtgacatgatttttttttcgtttaccAAATCACCAAACATTTTTACTTattagtatttataattattatacaaACAAGTCATAATACCTGActccaattaattaattcaacaCAATTTATACGTAGGCGCATGTTTTCTGCAATTCTAAATGCTAGTAAATTTTCCAAGTATGCGCATTTTTTATACAAGGAGTTGTTTTCTCTTGTTGAATCGAACCGACTTCGTCCTGCGCCCTGTTTAATTTGAGTTCTTTTTGTTAAATcgagttaaaaaaatttgtaccaAAGAGTCGGTTTAGTTCACGATTTATAATATtccaatatttttatatattatattgaaaatattcaaattgttACTATACCTCACATTTGCATAGTTGCAAGAGGTATTAATAAAACAGTAAAATCACTATAAATTTCTAAATGGTAtaaatactatattattataaattacaaaGTATTCTTATTATAAAAATCATTAGTAGCCATGAATATGCTAGTTCTTAATTACTTTCGAACCATAAGTGGTTTCATATGAGCTAATAATGAATTTGCCTTTccaaataaaaagtatataatgttttcgaaatattttaaattttgaactaaaagtttaaactaataGAGAACGATCTTcttatatttatgtatttaactttttttttttttttttttttttNATATATCTTTTCTGCATAGATTATATTGGTCAGGTTTAATCTCTTTTGGGTTCCTTGTTATCGTGGGCCAGGGTTGAAGTCATCATAAACAAAGTAGGCGACATACTCCCGTAGAATTAAGGATTTTACAACCACTAATAAAAATGTCTACCAATCAGGAAAGCAATAAGAATAGCCTTGCTGCGCCCAATAAAGCTATTTTTTCCACCTTTGTTGATATGCTCATGGAGACTTTATACGAGAAGGAAACACGTCTTGCTTGTTCTTTACTTAATAGAACACCACGAATTCACGACGATTcatgaatatttatttattatttattgtgacaattaaaaaaaaagtatcatcTTATCTCCGAAAGTAAATATTATTCAAACTTTgttgaaatgaataatatgcCAATGCGTGAGGAGGGGAATCAGGTAACGTGGAAAGAATTAggcaaaaggaaacaaaatctCGGAATTGTTTAAAACAAATTACACGATCGAGGGTGaggaatataaaaatatttaatcggACGGGTTAGAACAGTGATTATACTGTGCATCCGCAACGAGACGAACATCCGAACCAGGAGGGAGACCCGTACGTCCTACGTACCAAACCCGGTCAAACTCTGTGGCCTGTAGGAGAGATGGCAGGGGCAGAGATGTAATTATAAGTAAACAGGAGGGTCAGTTGTGAGAGCCGATATCCCACAAAGCGAAAGCGCCGGAGCGGGTTCTCGGCTTTTCTCGCCCGTTGGGGGTTGGGTGGGCCCCAGATCCGCTCCGCCTCGCtttcttttcaaaattcaaatcccGAACGGCTACAAACGTCGTGGAGCCACCACTTCCCCCCCCCCACTCCCTCgcgctctctctatctctctctcgctcgttTCAAGTTTCAACTCAGTATTATAATAACGAAGCACTCTACGCTCccttatctctctctaaacgatcTGAAAACTGTTCCTTtggtttttgtgtttttgggcGGGGGAGATGGGTGGATCAGGGAAATGGGTGAAGTCGCTCATCGGCCTCAAAAAGTCGGAGAAGGATGATCAGGTAATGAGCCTCCATAACCCCCCTATATCTcttatcaaaatcaaatttttttctcacTGTGTTCGTGCTTTGAGACGGGTTTAAACTGAAGTGGGTGATCATGAAAATTGCATCTTTTGAAGGAGAAGgtgagtggtggtggtggtggaagaAGCGGGAAGTGGAAGCTGTGGAGGAGCTCCTCCGGATCGAGAAGCGGAGGCCAGCGATCGGCTTCGGAGGCCTCCGACACTTCATCGGTTGCCGCCGATGCCTTCAAttcggcggtggcggcggtggtgaGAGCGCCTCCGAAGGACTTCAGGGTCGTGAAGCAGGAATGGGCCGCTATCCGCATTCAAACTGCTTTCCGTGGCTTtttggtattaaaataaaaaatttgttattagTTGTTACTACTATTCTGACACTCTTATGCTGATCTCTGGCGCATTTGAGTGGGTGATTTAAATTGCTTCTAATTTTGCAAAAGTTTGCTCGTGTTTGTTAGAACTTTAAACTTCCTAGTCATAAAATTGTGGTTTCTCTGTTTGTTATAGTATgtaatattttacaaaagaagttataaaattgttaattttgatgaAGAGATACTTCAATCAGAtacacataataataataatggggtGCGCGTTGCGTGTGTACCTAAGTAGTGCCCATTTCAAAATGAGCTATTGTTGTTGTTCAGGTTGGTGTTATTACAATGTTTTTGAAGAATAATCAGTgcagaataaaaagaaaaattattccCTTTTTTTGGGGTTTAAATTttggcttatatatatatatatatatatatggggtgTTTTAGGCAAGAAGAGCATTGAGGGCATTGAAGGGGATCGTAAGGCTCCAGGCGTTGGTTCGGGGGCGGCAGGTGAGGAAGCAGGCGGCGCTGACGCTCAAGTGCATGCAGGCGCTGGTGCGAGTGCAGGCGCGTGTCCGGGCCCACCGTGCGCAGCTCTCCGCCGAGGGCCAGGATGCCGACGACATGCTTGAGAATAGCCGCAGCGACTCGGATCCCGTGAAACAAGCTGAGGTGATTTTACTCTCCATCCTTCATCTCTTGCTTTCTTTCGGGTGTTTTAGTGGGAGATGCATTTATTGTGTTGTGCAAATGGTAGTGTAAGGATGCATTTCGTATTTAGGATTGGATTGGATAGGATAAAATGACGGTGATGTTGAGGGTGAGAGAGGTCGCTCACATGCGTCGGGAGTCGCTGAGGGGACAGCATGGGTCTGGTGGATCCAATGCATTGTTTCAAATCCAATCTTATACTTAGTCCCAACCTCGCAGGCGGGATTTGATTATACAGTTTTGGTAGGATTAATTGACAAAACCGGTTCCCACAATAATCCCAAACGCTCGCAACGTGTGACACCTCCTATCCGATCCAATCGTGGATGCCAAATGGGGCCTCGATGATTTCATTGTTTACCACTAAATTCTAACAATTTCAGTTGGAGTAGCACATGGTTGACTGTTATTACAATACTGCGCCTTATGTTGAACTGAGAATTCTGTGAATATTTGAAATTGTATCGCTTAGACCGATGTAAACACTCCACGGTAGTGCGTGCCATTTGTAGTTtgcaagaaatatatattatcagTTTTCCTGCAGAGATTCATGGATGTAACTGAGAGTTCAATCTATTTAGCCCCTGAGTGAACAATCTTATGCAGTCAGATTATACTCTTTGAGAAATTAACTCATGGAGATAGCTTAGCCTTGCTTTGTTGACAAATTTTTTATGTCAACAAGATGAATCGGACAAGTTTGTGAATTTTGCAGGAAGGATGGTGTAACAGTCAAGGCACCGTCGAGGAAGTTAGAACAAAGCTGCAGATGAGGCAAGAGGGCGCCATTAAGCGCGAAAGGGCGAAGGCTTACGCTCTTTCTCAACAGGTATAAATTTGGCTTAAAGGCTGGAATTATACACTGTTACGCAGGAAACGACATAATTACACGTCCTTAGATATCAAATTCAGttcttaataaaaataaagtagttCCTTTTGCAGCAATCAAGATCATCTCGGAATGGAAGATCTAACACTTCAGTGAATTCTCTGAAACATCATGAGACCGATAAAAACAATAGAAATTATAGCTGGTTGGACCGTTGGATGGCAACAAAACCATGGGAGAACAGGCTGTTGGAACAAAGCCAGATCGAATCACCTGATACACATTATTCAAAATGCTTTGAAGAAATCCAAGAACCAGGGTCTCAAGTTTCTAATTTCAGCTTGGTAAAGGTTAAAAGAAGCAATATCAGTACAAGGGTTTCAGCAAAACCTCCTCCTTTACTTCGTAACAACCGGTACGGAGCTCAATCTGCTTCCTCTTCTGATTTTCAGTATGAAGAGAGCTCTCCTTCATCTCCTTCTATTTGTACTTCAACTCCGATTTCTGGTAACAATCTCTTAGCATCAGAAAGAACAGAAGAAGCTGGTCATAATAGGCCCAGCTATATGAGCTTGACAAAATCGGTCAAGGCGAGACAAGGAGTATGTGCTGGTAAGGGAAATACAATTCAAAGACATGAATCTAGGGATTTGCAGTACCACAAAAAGTTGCCATTCTCTTCTACGATTGATTCGAAGAGCATTTCAGAATCGGATCCTTCGGTTTCCCTGAAGAAACTTAATCTAGCTTCTTTGAAGGGTAGGAGCTTGACGAGAAGCTTAGATAAGGAGAACTCATATTCTGACGGTAGATCGGCTTCTTTGTATTAGCAAGTTGCATGTAGGATTTTGATGCCTCGAAACTTAGAGATATGTGAGTTCTTTGTGCATGGTCTTTAGTTCCAACATCTTGTTGTTATTTGTGAAAATCGAATGTGTGGTGGTTCACTTAAGGGGAAATCTTGTACAATAGATACTACTTCTCTTTTCTTAAAAATGTATGGATGCTGATTGCTTAATGTTTTTCTTGCACTTTGGTTTCTAtgtcatttctttttcttctttccctttttaCTTGGTTTCTACATCGTTGGTTGCGCTTCTAGTTTCGGGCTCATGTTCCTATTTCCTTTGTAGAAATCGCTGCAAAATGGAGTGAATTCCATATGTTTACTGattagtagagagagagagagagagagaaactaaccttttcaaaaagagagagataaatagtGAGGTGGCAAATGATGAAAAAGGATTCCTTGGAAAAGCTATCAGAAAATTTTCTGGCCATGTTTTAAATTGGTTAATTAATCTGTGTCAGCCATCCATTCACAAGCTCCTTATCTGTGACCAGGGAATGATACacattaatacatatatatatctgaaGAGCTGAAATTGTCTGTAAAACTCCCCATCCACAAGATGTTTGCAGTGCTATTTTTGATTGGAAAGATGTTTCATATCCATATCTCTCAAACTGACTGAGAGGCCATTTATCTCAGTAAATGTCAAGTTCCCAAACTGAATCCACAAGACCGAGCCTGATCTATCCGTCGCAACGGTTTGGGTTTAGCCCGAGTTTAAAAACCGTAAACAAATTTCAATCAGGGTTGAATTGGGCTTCACATCAAATCTAACATGAATCAACCTAACCTGACATGCGAGCAACCAGAGTCGATCAGATTCAAACCAACCGAATCCGTCCTCATCCTGATTTTAGCCCAATCAAACATAAGGTTCAATTATTGGGGCTGATAAAATAATGAACAAGATTGATTGGATTAAGGAAACAAAATCCCGAGCAGAGGATATAAAAAGTTTGGATCAGTGTTGGAGGCTTCATGTGTTGGATTCCACCCAAAATGACACAGTTGCAGTCCTAACCAAATATATACAGAAACTTTTTTAAAAGCAAAGCAGTGTGAGTGAAAGGAAACAGGTTATGTCATATGGTGGTATGCGCAGCGTAAGGCGCAAATATTGGCCCTGAGACAAACATTCAGATCACCTGAATAACAAagataagataaaattaaaaatttaagaaaataaaataaacttaaattaaagaGACGTGAGGGAGCTTTCTCTCTTTCGGTCGACTTCCCCTCCTCCTCAACCtcaaccctctctctctttttttttttcctttttttttttatttttgtatctttCTTTTTCCCACCATGCTGTGAAAGAGATAGGACGtcaaaagattaaatttttaggagaaagatagagagacAAGAGATAGTTGTTGACCCTTTTTTGGGATTCGTTTGGAAACATATTGATTACAagtagaaagaagaagaggattcTCCTCGATTTGGGTTCTATTGGATTCCGATTCCTGGTGCGTAATAACACAGTGGTAATGGAAACatcagcagcaacaacaacaacaaccatgGAAGGAGAGATTTTGAGCAAGTTTAAGAGGATTTGCGTCTTCTGTGGAAGTAACTCTGGGTATCGGAAGGTGTTCAGCGATGCGGCTCTCGATTTGGGTCACGAATTGGTACTCCCTTCTCTTCTGGGTTTCCTTAAAAATCTCATCTTGGATTTGCTTTGAAGCGTCTGG
This region includes:
- the LOC109717393 gene encoding graves disease carrier protein-like; translated protein: MGSSQGSTLTSAAADVDVRVLDLLPVYVKELIAGGAAGAFSKTTVAPLERVKILLQTRTEGFKSLGIFKSLRKLRQHEGFKGFYKGNGASVLRIVPYAALHYMTYEQYRCWILNNYSSLGTGPIVDLLAGSAAGGTAVLCTYPLDLARTKLAYQVTNPGQLGNGLRGFNVQPTYGGVKDVFRSVYSEGGVRSLYRGVGPTLIGILPYAGLKFYIYEELKSQVPEEYKKSVILRLSCGALAGLFGQTLTYPLDVVRRQMQVQSRQPMNHLGGPRITGTLQGLYTIVHNQGWKQLFAGLSLNYVKVVPSVAIGFTAYDMMKTLLRVPPRENSQKTTASAPAAA
- the LOC109717391 gene encoding protein IQ-DOMAIN 1-like, with the translated sequence MGGSGKWVKSLIGLKKSEKDDQEKVSGGGGGRSGKWKLWRSSSGSRSGGQRSASEASDTSSVAADAFNSAVAAVVRAPPKDFRVVKQEWAAIRIQTAFRGFLARRALRALKGIVRLQALVRGRQVRKQAALTLKCMQALVRVQARVRAHRAQLSAEGQDADDMLENSRSDSDPVKQAEEGWCNSQGTVEEVRTKLQMRQEGAIKRERAKAYALSQQQSRSSRNGRSNTSVNSLKHHETDKNNRNYSWLDRWMATKPWENRLLEQSQIESPDTHYSKCFEEIQEPGSQVSNFSLVKVKRSNISTRVSAKPPPLLRNNRYGAQSASSSDFQYEESSPSSPSICTSTPISGNNLLASERTEEAGHNRPSYMSLTKSVKARQGVCAGKGNTIQRHESRDLQYHKKLPFSSTIDSKSISESDPSVSLKKLNLASLKGRSLTRSLDKENSYSDGRSASLY